One Pochonia chlamydosporia 170 chromosome 5, whole genome shotgun sequence DNA segment encodes these proteins:
- a CDS encoding leukotriene A-4 hydrolase (similar to Magnaporthe oryzae 70-15 XP_003712268.1), whose product MAKRDPSTLSNYHAWRTRHTTLDLRIDFANRELTGNVTLDLESLTDGQSDEVVLDCQSVRVATVEINSSPTIWEIGPETKALGSPLQVAVPLRATLGQIVKVKINFRTTDKCTALLWLGPEQTGNDGSFVFSQCYSIHARTLFPCQDTPDVKSTYAMSISSPSRVVSSGLPKGEQNKGDEKTYFFEQNIPIPTYLFALASGNLATASIGPNSSVVASPKQIEQCREEFEGGICPLMGEAEALLTPYVWGQYNLLIMPPSFPYGGMEHPIFTFASPTIMTGDGQGLRDVIPHELSHSWSGNLVTNASWEHYWLNEGWTVYLERRLASKIHGDAYFGLASILGWKRLQDDVERLGPDHEFTKLCVNLSGVHPDDAFCSIPYEKGFCLIYLLERVVGRNNFDDFIRHYFTVWAEKSLDSNEFQVTFLTFFADPKYVHLKDQLGSIKWKELFCQPGLPEKPSYDTSLVDTCYQQAEAWKDKIFVPTENDIRDWSSSQKLVLLNAILDFEQPLSVSQSRALGTVYQMSSCTNAILRTAYYQIALRAGDVTQLSGVADFLGQIGTLRYVRQLYKALAAVDIDLAVLTFEKNRYFYHPTCATLVDKELQAIGRKVKGTGYR is encoded by the exons ATGGCTAAACGAGATCCGAGTACATTGTCAAACTATCATGCTTGGAGAACACGACATACAACATTGGACCTCCGAATCGACTTTGCAAACAGAGAGTTAACTGGCAACGTAACCCTAGACCTTGAGTCCTTGACAGATGGGCAAAGTGATGAGGTAGTTTTGGATTGCCAATCTGTCCGCGTTGCAACAGTGGAAATCAACTCATCACCTACTATCTGGGAGATTGGTCCAGAGACAAAAGCACTCGGATCTCCATTACAAGTTGCGGTGCCACTCAGAGCAACGTTAGGGCAAATTGTGAAAGTTAAGATCAACTTTCGCACAACTGACAAGTGTACCGCCTTGCTGTGGCTGGGCCCAGAGCAAACTGGAAACGACGGCTCATTTGTCTTTTCTCAATGCTATTCGATACATGCTCGGACGCTGTTCCCATGTCAAGACACACctgatgtcaagtcaacatACGCGATGAGCATCTCATCACCAAGTAGAGTTGTCTCAAGTGGACTTCCCAAAGGGGAACAGAATAAGGGTGATGAGAAAACGTATTTCTTTGAGCAGAATATCCCGATCCCTACGTATTTGTTTGCGTTGGCTTCAGGAAATTTGGCCACTGCCTCTATTGGCCCAAACTCATCCGTAGTTGCGAGCCCAAAACAAATTGAGCAGTGTAGAGAAGAGTTTGAAGGTGGAATATGTCCATTGATGGGAGAAGCCGAGGCGTTACTGACGCCATACGTTTGGGGTCAATACAATTTGTTGATTATGCCCCCTAGCTTTCCGTACGGTG GAATGGAACATCCCATATTTACCTTTGCGTCCCCTACTATCATGACTGGCGACGGCCAAGGCTTGAGAGACGTTATTCCTCACGAACTTTCGCACAGTTGGAGCGGCAATCTTGTTACGAATGCTAGCTGGGAACACTA CTGGCTAAACGAGGGCTGGACAGTGTACCTTGAGCGCCGGCTTGCGTCCAAGATACATGGGGATGCGTACTTTGGCCTCGCATCCATCCTTGGTTGGAAGCGACTGC AAGATGATGTGGAACGTCTTGGTCCTGACCACGAGTTTACCAAGCTTTGCGTCAATCTATCAGGTGTACACCCCGATGATGCCTTCTGCTCGATCCCTTATGAGAAAGGATTTTGTCTTATATATTTGCTCGAGAGAGTTGTTGGCCGAAACAATTTCGACGACTTCATACGCCACTACTTTACTGTTTGGGCCGAAAAGTCATTGGATTCGAACGAGTTTCAGGTAACGTTTCTCACTTTCTTTGCAGACCCGAAATATGTCCATCTAAAAGATCAACTGGGATCAATTAAATGGAAAGAATTATTTTGCCAGCCGGGATTGCCAGAAAAGCCGTCATATGACACATCTCTTGTGGACACATGCTATCAGCAAGCAGAGGCATGGAAAGATAAA ATATTTGTTCCAACTGAGAATGATATTCGCGACTGGTCCTCGAGCCAGAAACTTGTGTTGTTGAACGCGATTCTCGATTTCGAACAGCCGCTTTCTGTTTCACAGTCCCGAGCGCTGGGAACGGTGTACCAAATGTCATCGTGTACTAATGCAATATTGAGGACAGCATATTACCAAATCGCCCTGCGAGCTGGCGACGTGACCCAGCTCTCCGGTGTGGCAGACTTCCTGGGCCAGATAGGCACGCTTCGCTATGTTCGGCAACTGTACAAAGCGCTGGCAGCAGTTGATATCGACCTGGCAGTTCTTACATTCGAAAAGAACAGGTACTTCTATCATCCTACGTGTGCTACATTGGTTGATAAAGAGCTCCAAGCTATTGGGCGAAAGGTGAAAGGTACTGGATATAGGTAG
- a CDS encoding ribosomal protein 35 (similar to Colletotrichum gloeosporioides Nara gc5 XP_007274350.1) translates to MSRCQAVARPLARQLRQPCAVRPFTTGAPRAAEVQDQAAAKEPSALDLNPDTVLPEFEAQLIKAGKMPIGSRRRRVAMRTTQDIPFEQLPYQAFQEARKILAADRDDKLAKIRSELEKIAKLEKKDATDVKGGQKMKDTKLASLRREVERLKLLADSNDPLVKKRFEDGLGDMNKPIYRALAEKKWRSYDHRLITQRIKQFNIVPDVLPKLEPTADVQLFFRQSKIAPGEIVDSLVSENAPRLRVQVFDKGERLVTIVVLDSDVPDIDNDSFAKRCHYLAANIPISPTQTSLPLSKILADDQLAVPWMPAFSQKGAPYHRLGIYLLEQKPGEKIDVSKLKELYSARDNFSLKSMRTKFGLTPFGFNIFRSVWDENTAAVMARHSIPGSEVELRPTRVHSLKPPVKPRGWEAKRQGPKYRHLWKYTKRIKGISNARGWIKRR, encoded by the exons ATGTCACGGTGTCAGGCCGTCGCGCGGCCGCTCGCAAGGCAATTGCGGCAGCCATGCGCAGTCCGGCCATTCACGACGGGCGCGCCTCGAGCCGCTGAGGTTCAGGACCAAGCTGCTGCCAAAGAACCCAGCGCCTTGGATCTGAATCCCGATACTGTCCTTCCAGAGTTCGAAGCCCAACTGATCAAAGCCGGAAAGATGCCAATTGGCTCGAGAAGACGACGGGTGGCGATGCGCACGACCCAGGATATCCCCTTCGAGCAGTTGCCGTACCAGGCGTTTCAGGAGGCCAGGAAGATTTTGGCCGCTGATCGCGACGACAAGCTGGCCAAGATTAGATCCGAACTGGAGAAAATTGCGAAattggagaagaaggatgcaaCCGATGTTAAAGGTgggcagaagatgaaggataCCAAGCTGGCCAGCTTGAGGAGGGAGGTGGAGCGATTGAAGCTGCTGGCGGATTCGAATGACCCCTTGGTCAAGAAGCGATTTGAAGACGGATTAG GCGACATGAACAAGCCGATTTACCGGGCTCTTGCCGAGAAGAAATGGCGTTCGTACGATCACCGCCTCATCACCCAGCGAATCAAGCAGTTCAACATCGTTCCTGATGTTCTGCCCAAGCTCGAACCTACCGCCGACGTCCAGCTGTTCTTCCGCCAGTCCAAAATTGCCCCTGGCGAAATCGTGGACAGTCTTGTGAGCGAGAATGCTCCCCGCCTGCGTGTTCAAGTCTTCGACAAGGGCGAGCGCCTGGTCACCATTGTTGTTCTGGATTCCGACGTTCCCGACATCGACAACGACAGCTTCGCCAAGCGATGCCACTACCTCGCTGCCAACATCCCCATCAGCCCAACCCAGACGTCTCTCCCGCTGAGCAAGATTCTCGCCGACGATCAGCTGGCCGTCCCCTGGATGCCGGCGTTTTCACAGAAAGGCGCTCCTTACCACAGACTGGGTATCTATCTCCTCGAGCAGAAGCCCGGCGAGAAGATTGACGTCTCcaagctgaaggagctgTATTCTGCGCGGGACAATTTCTCTCTCAAGTCGATGCGCACCAAGTTTGGCCTCACACCATTTGGCTTCAACATTTTCCGATCTGTGTGGGATGAGAATACGGCTGCCGTCATGGCACGTCATAGTATCCCTGGCTCTGAGGTCGAGCTACGTCCTACGCGGGTGCACAGCTTGAAGCCTCCTGTGAAGCCTCGTGGTTGGGAAGCCAAGCGGCAGGGTCCCAAGTACCGTCATCTTTGGAAGTATACCAAGCGTATCAAGGGTATTTCCAATGCCAGGGGCTGGATCAAGAGGAGGTAA
- a CDS encoding 60S ribosomal protein L4 precursor (similar to Metarhizium acridum CQMa 102 XP_007813131.1) codes for MAALKVSAKPVNLSKTFSRSMATEASSPEITRSATTQSLVQSWNPVSTVPVTIHSFPSLEPTSLEQWSVQHLYLPLRRDILHHAITFEGDNTRQGTASSKTRYEVHGSHRKVRPQKGTGRARLGTKQSPILRGGGKTFGPKPRDFGSKLNRKVYDKAWRTALSYRYRRGELIICEDGMELAMPADFEMLADKYLKDGLREAYLQKYVKSVLSTLGLGRADGRTLFVTGDVRERLYEAMEQVPWEGRALDVEDVDVKDLLETGKVVMERSVLKEMIERHQSDLVTRVAVGGLTKSRPSVGEVVL; via the exons ATGGCTGCACTGAAGGTGTCTGCCAAG CCCGTCAACCTCAGCAAGACCTTCTCCAGATCAATGGCCACCGaggcatcatcaccagaaATCACACGATCCGCAACGACACAATCCCTCGTCCAGTCCTGGAACCCAG TCTCAACTGTCCCTGTCACAATCCACAGCTTTCCCTCCCTTGAACCAACCTCCCTCGAGCAATGGTCCGTCCAACACCTCTACCTCCCCCTCCGCCGCGACATCCTCCACCACGCCATCACCTTCGAAGGCGACAACACCCGTCAAGGTACCGCCTCCAGCAAAACCCGCTACGAAGTCCACGGCTCTCACCGCAAGGTCCGTCCGCAGAAGGGCACCGGCCGCGCCCGTCTCGGCACCAAGCAGAGTCCCATCCTCCGCGGAGGTGGCAAGACGTTCGGCCCAAAGCCCCGTGATTTCGGGAGCAAGCTCAACCGCAAGGTGTACGACAAGGCGTGGCGAACCGCCCTCAGCTACAGGTACAGAAGGGGCGAACTGATCATCTGCGAAGATGGAATGGAACTGGCTATGCCGGCTGATTTTGAGATGCTGGCCGACAAGTACCTGAAGGATGGGCTGCGGGAGGCATACCTACAGAAATACGTGAAGAGTGTTTTGAGCACGCTGGGGCTTGGTCGCGCTGATGGGCGAACACTTTTTGTGACTGGTGACGTGAGGGAGAGACTGTACGAGGCTATGGAGCAGGTTCCTTGGGAAGGACGTGCGCTTGATGTGGAGGATGTAGATGTCAAGGACTTGTTGGAAACGGGCAAGGTTGTCATGGAGAGGAGCgtgttgaaggagatgattGAGAGGCATCAGAGCGATTTGGTCACTCGTGTTGCAGTTGGCGGATTGACTAAGAGTCGTCCGTCGGTTGGTGAGGTTGTCTTGTAA
- a CDS encoding CDP-diacylglycerol-glycerol-3-phosphate 3-phosphatidyltransferase (similar to Neosartorya fischeri NRRL 181 XP_001265984.1) — MRAQCRAFGTAPSGASTGAASGSGLSVGTLVPIVSELDRMAPSFDLRGENIRVIKTPAEFYETLKDRIRNAKQRIFLSTLYIGKSEKELIDTIQDAMRRNPQLKLSILTDCLRGTREAPNPSCASLLAPLVTEFGADRVEVRMYHTPNLTGLRKKYIPNRINEGWGLQHMKLYGVDDEIILSGANLSTDYFTNRQDRYHLFSSKEVTEHFWRIHNGVGSFSFLVQPSQEDAGFTLTWPKANSAPSPLDDPQAFIKSSSLTLRKLVAPQAEQLPKGDFSNTRVYMLGQFSQVMQPDHSTELPVITHILQKLALPEYQGSSWTFTAGYFNPAPSLTKLLIGTASTNNTVITAAPEANGFYKSKGVSGLLPDAYVLLARRFLDNINQNRRENDITLKEWRFGTVGHPGGWTYHAKGLWVTMPGDTTPSMSIIGSSNYTKRSYSHDLEVGALIVTRDETLKKQLGDEQTWLQEHSKKVTRDDFAKNERRVGLKVRIAMWIVSLVGGAL, encoded by the exons ATGCGGGCGCAATGCAGAGCCTTTGGCACTGCACCGTCAGGAGCTTCAACAGGTGCAGCATCGGGAAGTGGTCTCAGTGTTGGGACATTGGTGCCGATTGTGAGCGAGTTGGACCGCATGGCTCCGAGTTTTGATTTGCGAGGCGAGAATATCCGTGTTATCAAGACACCAGCCGAATTTTACGAAACGTTAAAG GATCGGATACGCAATGCAAAGCAACGAATATTCTTATCGACGCTATACATAGGGAAATCCGAAAAGGAGCTCATCGACACCATCCAAGATGCCATGCGACGCAACCCCCAGCTGAAACTGAGCATACTAACGGACTGCTTGCGAGGCACTCGAGAAGCGCCAAATCCATCCTGCGCTTCGTTATTAGCACCGCTTGTTACCGAGTTTGGCGCAGATCGAGTCGAAGTTCGCATGTATCATACGCCAAACTTGACTGGGCTGAGAAAAAAGTATATTCCGAATAGGATAAACGAGGGCTGGGGTCTACAGCATATGAAGCTTTATGGAGTTGATGACGAAATTATCCTGTCGGG TGCGAACTTGTCGACGGACTATTTTACAAATCGACAAGATAGATATCATCTGTTTTCTTCAAAAGAGGTGACCGAGCACTTTTGGCGCATTCACAACGGTGTTGGATCATTTAGCTTCCTGGTACAGCCGTCGCAAGAAGATGCAGGATTTACGCTTACCTGGCCAAAGGCCAATTCCGCGCCATCACCATTAGACGATCCACAGGCTTTTATCAAGAGCTCAAGTCTGACATTGAGAAAATTGGTTGCGCCGCAGGCTGAACAGCTACCCAAGGGTGACTTTAGCAATACGAGGGTGTATATGCTTGGGCAATTCTCCCAAGTCATGCAGCCAGACCACTCTACCGAACTTCCTGTCATCACACACATTCTGCAGAAGCTTGCTCTGCCTGAATATCAGGGCTCGTCGTGGACCTTCACTGCCGGCTACTTCAACCCGGCTCCTTCATTAACCAAGCTCCTCATTGGGACGGCGTCAACGAACAACACCGTCATCACAGCTGCGCCAGAGGCAAATGGCTTTTACAAGTCAAAGGGTGTATCGGGTCTACTTCCAGATGCGTATGTCCTCCTTGCTCGCCGGTTTCTAGATAACATCAATCAAAACCGTCGTGAGAATGATATCACTTTGAAGGAATGGCGGTTTGGTACTGTTGGTCACCCCGGAGGGTGGACATATCACGCCAAGGGCCTCTGGGTGACTATGCCTGGTGATACGACGCCCTCGATGAGCATCATCGGTAGCTCAAACTATACAAAGCGGAGCTACTCGCATGATTTGGAGGTTGGTGCGTTGATTGTCACGAGGGATGAgacattgaagaagcagcttggCGATGAACAAACTTGGCTGCAGGAGCATTCGAAGAAGGTGACTAGAGATGATTTTGCAAAGAACGAGAGGAGGGTTGGGTTGAAGGTGAGGATTGCCATGTGGATTGTATCtttggttggtggtgcaTTGTAA
- a CDS encoding NADH:ubiquinone oxidoreductase (similar to Verticillium alfalfae VaMs.102 XP_003002091.1), with protein MSTLPRTLSNLRKVGIKDYFRQMLYIGDTKYGRLVGTDRAGNKFFENMEELPLRTRWVEYAKHDYDAAQIEPGWHAWMSYSVDKPPTEDALMVTGLRKFEKPYAIPNYTQTRAAFKTYSTTKPKVSAWEPVAAPRT; from the exons ATGTCGACTCTCCCCCGTACTTTGAGCAACCTGCGCAAGGTTGGCATCAAG GATTACTTCCGCCAAATGCTG TACATCG GCGACACCAAATATGGTCGCCTAGTAGGCACCGACCGTGCCGGCAACAAGTTCTTTGAAAACATGGAAGAATTGCCCCTCCGTACCCGCTGGGTCGAATACGCGAAGCACGACTACGATGCCGCTCAGATTGAGCCCGGCTGGCACGCGTGGATGTCATATAGTGTGGACAAGCCGCCTACCGAGGATGCATTGATGGTTACGGGTCTACGAAAGTTTGAAAAGCCTTACGCCATTCCCAATTACACACAGACCAGGGCTGCGTTCAAGACGTACAGCAC AACTAAGCCTAAGGTTTCGGCATGGGAGCCGGTGGCTGCGCCGCGGACGTAG